GCTTGCCGCTCAGTCGTCCCTGGTGGTTGGCGTGACGCCGGAAGTCGATGGCTGGATCGAAGACCTGTCTCCTGGGCCCGTTGCGTGGTTGTTGACCCCGGAAATGGACCCTCATGCGTGGCTGGATCCCCTGGCCGTCGCTGGGCGATTGCCTGCGCTCGCAGAGACCATGTGCGGACAGACGCCCCTGGGCTGTGATCAGCTCCGGGAGCGGGCTCGCATGCAGTCAGAAGCACTCGCACAAACCGCTGCCGACATGCAGCGTCTGCGGGGTCAGACCGTCGTCGTGGCCTCCACGTTCCTGTCTGCTTACCTGGCGCGAGCCGGCGTGGTCACCCGGTTTGTCATCGCCCCGGTCGAAGGTGTGGAGCCCTCCCCTGCCGCGGTGCGCGCCGCCATCGACCACGCACGGGAAACCGGCATCGTGGT
The sequence above is a segment of the Rhodothermales bacterium genome. Coding sequences within it:
- a CDS encoding zinc ABC transporter substrate-binding protein, translating into MKAVLLVLAVGLTACTSPPSRTGAPVATMHPVSLLLGDLTGAPVASILPAGVSPHAYDPLPSAARLAAQSSLVVGVTPEVDGWIEDLSPGPVAWLLTPEMDPHAWLDPLAVAGRLPALAETMCGQTPLGCDQLRERARMQSEALAQTAADMQRLRGQTVVVASTFLSAYLARAGVVTRFVIAPVEGVEPSPAAVRAAIDHARETGIVVGQTGFPELAARRVAEAAGVPFVAVDPVGRPETAPTYDALIRAITSGIAQAVRTENATP